One stretch of Gemmatimonadales bacterium DNA includes these proteins:
- the arfB gene encoding alternative ribosome rescue aminoacyl-tRNA hydrolase ArfB encodes MAEHDAIEVNAAVTIPREELLLRASRSGGPGGQHVNTSSSRIELVWDVAGSPSIDETQRRRLLTRLASRLDSHARLRLVAQDERSQLRNREAVIERFREIVAAALVVPRTRQRTRVPSQSKRARLDTKRKRGELKRERQRPKEE; translated from the coding sequence ATGGCCGAGCACGACGCGATCGAGGTCAACGCTGCCGTGACGATCCCTCGCGAGGAACTGCTGCTTCGCGCGTCACGCAGCGGCGGCCCCGGTGGCCAGCACGTCAACACCTCGTCCAGTCGGATCGAACTCGTCTGGGACGTCGCGGGATCTCCGTCGATCGATGAGACGCAACGTCGTCGGCTTCTCACCAGACTGGCGTCACGGCTCGACTCGCACGCTCGTCTCCGCCTCGTCGCCCAGGACGAGCGAAGCCAACTGCGCAATCGTGAAGCGGTGATCGAGCGGTTCCGGGAGATCGTCGCCGCGGCTCTCGTCGTTCCGCGGACCCGCCAGCGGACCCGCGTCCCATCGCAATCGAAACGTGCGCGCCTCGATACGAAGCGAAAGCGTGGCGAACTCAAGCGAGAGCGCCAGCGCCCCAAGGAGGAGTGA